The Deinococcus budaensis genome includes a window with the following:
- a CDS encoding SDR family oxidoreductase, producing the protein MNVRFDGQTVMVTGAAHGFGRAISLAFAARGAQVWACDVNEAGLRETEALAAEQGFSLHVRTVDVADPEAVRTFVQEASGAQGVDVLVNNAGGVLGQVGRPLEEISPEDWHAIFRVNLDGAFYFSQAVAPLMKARGGGRIVNISSGAGLGVSLTGIQAYASAKAAQIGLTRQLAHELGQWGITVNNVAPGFVRSNPTTERQWESYGEEGQRKLVEGIALRRLGSPDDIAHAVLFFASGYAGWVTGQVLSVDGGR; encoded by the coding sequence GTGAACGTGCGCTTCGACGGCCAGACGGTGATGGTCACCGGGGCAGCGCACGGCTTCGGGCGCGCGATCTCGCTGGCCTTTGCGGCGCGCGGCGCGCAGGTCTGGGCCTGCGACGTGAACGAAGCCGGGCTGCGGGAGACAGAGGCCCTCGCCGCCGAACAGGGCTTCTCGCTGCACGTCCGCACAGTCGACGTGGCGGACCCGGAGGCCGTGCGGACCTTCGTGCAGGAAGCGTCGGGCGCACAGGGGGTGGACGTGCTCGTGAACAATGCGGGCGGTGTGCTGGGTCAGGTCGGACGGCCGCTGGAGGAGATCAGCCCGGAGGACTGGCACGCGATCTTCCGGGTGAACCTCGACGGCGCGTTCTACTTCAGCCAGGCGGTCGCGCCGCTGATGAAGGCCCGGGGCGGCGGGCGCATCGTCAACATCAGCAGCGGCGCCGGGCTGGGCGTGAGCCTCACCGGCATCCAGGCGTACGCGAGCGCCAAAGCCGCCCAGATCGGGCTGACCCGGCAGCTCGCGCACGAACTCGGCCAGTGGGGCATCACCGTGAACAACGTCGCGCCGGGCTTCGTGCGCAGCAACCCCACGACCGAGCGGCAGTGGGAGAGCTACGGCGAGGAGGGGCAGCGCAAGCTGGTGGAGGGGATCGCCCTCCGGCGACTCGGCAGCCCGGACGACATCGCGCACGCGGTGCTGTTCTTCGCGTCCGGGTACGCGGGCTGGGTGACCGGGCAGGTCCTGAGCGTGGACGGGGGCCGCTGA
- a CDS encoding dipeptidase, with the protein MEDVLAYLEQHSARHLEELRAFVRIPSVSTDPQHAPDVRRAAGWVAARLGAAGLTDARVHGTPGHPVVTASWTGAPEAPTVLVYGHYDVQPPDPLDRWDTPPFEPTQRGGLLFGRGVSDDKAPLLIPIRVAEAFLQTRGALPVNVKFLFEGEEEIGSPHLAAFVQAHVAQLQADFVLSADGGMWRADLPTLTVSARGLAALEFTVRGPGQDLHSGRHGGGLHNPLHALARMIASLHDAEGRVAVAGFYDDVLPLSPEVRADTAALPFRDEAYLREVGAPGTFGEPGYSTLERQWYRPTLEVNGLWGGYTGEGSKTVLPGEARAKITCRLVPGQDPARVREQIRASLRRHTPPGVTVTFGDGEHGAPAYSIPPDHLGLRVAQEALRAVYGRDPLRVGMGGSVPICDTFRDVLGMDTVFLSFAVGDENIHAPNEFFRLARLQEGAHAWAAYFGALARSRDLAGQAGG; encoded by the coding sequence ATGGAGGACGTCCTCGCCTACCTGGAGCAGCACTCCGCACGCCATCTGGAGGAATTGCGGGCCTTCGTCCGCATTCCCAGCGTCAGCACTGACCCGCAGCACGCGCCCGACGTGCGCCGCGCCGCCGGGTGGGTGGCCGCGCGCCTGGGCGCTGCGGGCCTGACCGACGCCCGGGTCCACGGCACCCCGGGGCACCCGGTCGTGACCGCCTCGTGGACGGGCGCCCCCGAGGCACCGACGGTCCTCGTCTACGGGCACTACGACGTGCAGCCCCCCGACCCGCTGGACCGCTGGGACACGCCGCCCTTCGAGCCGACCCAGCGCGGCGGCCTGCTGTTCGGCCGCGGGGTATCGGACGACAAGGCGCCCCTGCTGATCCCGATCCGGGTGGCCGAGGCCTTTTTGCAGACGCGCGGGGCGCTGCCGGTCAACGTCAAGTTCCTGTTCGAGGGCGAGGAGGAGATCGGCAGCCCGCACCTCGCGGCCTTCGTGCAGGCGCACGTGGCGCAACTCCAGGCCGACTTCGTGCTCTCGGCCGACGGCGGCATGTGGCGCGCCGACCTCCCGACCCTCACCGTGAGCGCGCGGGGCCTGGCCGCGCTGGAATTCACCGTGCGCGGTCCTGGCCAGGACCTGCATTCCGGACGCCACGGGGGCGGCCTGCACAACCCGCTGCATGCCCTCGCGCGGATGATCGCCAGCCTGCACGACGCGGAGGGCCGGGTGGCCGTGGCGGGCTTCTACGACGATGTGCTGCCCCTCTCGCCCGAGGTCCGGGCCGACACGGCCGCCCTGCCTTTCCGGGACGAGGCATACCTGCGGGAGGTCGGCGCCCCCGGCACCTTCGGGGAACCGGGCTACAGCACGCTGGAACGCCAGTGGTACCGCCCGACCCTGGAGGTCAACGGGCTGTGGGGGGGGTACACCGGGGAGGGCAGCAAGACGGTCTTGCCGGGCGAGGCGCGCGCCAAGATCACCTGCCGACTCGTCCCGGGGCAGGACCCGGCGCGGGTGCGCGAGCAGATTCGGGCCTCCCTGCGCCGGCACACGCCCCCAGGCGTCACCGTCACGTTCGGGGACGGCGAACACGGGGCGCCCGCCTACAGCATCCCGCCGGACCACCTGGGGCTGCGGGTCGCGCAGGAGGCGCTCCGGGCGGTGTACGGCCGGGACCCCCTGAGGGTGGGCATGGGCGGTTCGGTTCCGATCTGTGACACCTTCCGGGACGTGCTGGGCATGGACACGGTGTTCCTCTCGTTCGCGGTGGGCGACGAGAATATCCACGCCCCCAACGAGTTTTTCCGCCTCGCCCGCCTTCAGGAAGGGGCGCACGCCTGGGCGGCGTACTTCGGGGCACTCGCCCGCTCACGCGACCTCGCGGGACAGGCCGGGGGGTGA
- a CDS encoding roadblock/LC7 domain-containing protein, with protein MTAILSKQDRLNATLTSLRSSMPELRGALIATVDGLPIAQAMGDGTDANRVAAMAATALGLGKRINDTLGAGQLTDMSVSGATGQVYIYAAGTKGVLAVVTPPGMNLGLLHMEARDTAQGVADIL; from the coding sequence ATGACTGCGATTCTGAGCAAACAAGACCGCCTCAACGCCACCCTGACCAGCCTGCGCAGCTCGATGCCCGAGTTGCGCGGGGCCTTGATCGCCACCGTGGACGGGCTGCCCATCGCGCAGGCGATGGGCGACGGGACCGACGCCAACCGGGTGGCGGCGATGGCGGCGACGGCGCTGGGGCTGGGCAAGCGCATCAACGACACGCTGGGGGCCGGGCAACTGACGGACATGAGCGTGAGCGGGGCGACCGGGCAGGTGTACATCTACGCGGCCGGGACCAAGGGGGTGCTGGCGGTGGTGACGCCGCCGGGAATGAACCTCGGCCTGCTGCACATGGAAGCCCGCGACACCGCACAGGGCGTCGCCGACATCCTCTGA